The following proteins are co-located in the Tiliqua scincoides isolate rTilSci1 chromosome 8, rTilSci1.hap2, whole genome shotgun sequence genome:
- the JSRP1 gene encoding junctional sarcoplasmic reticulum protein 1 isoform X4 — MCQFRRKANSLRGTKKQGLEKAEANKLHVIEQDLDEFVDSMTEPTLAVPPEVEKEPGPSRAPEKLPRAEQVAEKVLRAEKVAERTPRVEKLTGVEKAAEKPLRMEKAPEKAPRVEKVAEKTLRVEKPAEKARPAAPAPRTAPIKRKTVAGPAKDTLPWEGLTLNKCILVASFIALLSVGCQVVQDIIEFGGDILEAELRAWTLQEGSPHEGSGGELEQLWFYERWFNWSGLDELPEIEEEEEEEEELIETEEESIEQEEEEEEPAPIEIEEEEEDEEEEEPTKDEEEEPAAKVEPKKSRERARREKPSKDKAFRGHKEEEEKHHFGKRHRREGKGKEEPHQREEGKRHHHKHEAPHSKEYKRERHPEGDGKGRHKEEHDKGKGRPTKYIRDSKPHPHEHKDRKTWQVQRPFFSPHKDGAHKFGKHKFQEGKRHD; from the exons GGCCTAGAGAAGGCAGAGGCAAACAAGCTTCACGTCATTGAGCAAGATCTGGATGAGTTTGTGGACAGCATGACTGAGCCCACCCTAGCTGTGCCTCCAGAGGTTGAGAAAGAGCCAGGTCCCTCCAGAGCGCCCGAGAAACTTCCCCGGGCTGAACAGGTGGCGGAAAAAGTACTGAGGGCCGAAAAGGTGGCTGAGAGGACGCCCCGGGTGGAAAAGTTGACAGGGGTAGAGAAGGCAGCTGAGAAGCCACTGAGGATGGAGAAAGCACCAGAAAAAGCACCCAGGGTTGAAAAGGTGGCAGAGAAGACACTGCGTGTAGAGAAGCCAGCTGAGAAAGCACGTCCAGCAGCTCCAG CTCCAAGAACTGCCCCCATCAAGAGGAAAACTGTTGCTGGGCCTGCAAAGGACACACTCCCTTGGGAAGGGCTGACCTTGAACAAATGCATTCTTGTGGCCTCCTTCATTGCTCTCCTCAGTGTGGGCTGCCAGGTGGTCCAAG ACATAATAGAATTTGGCGGAGACATTCTCGAGGCAGAACTTCGTGCATGGACTCTACAAGAAGGCAGCCCTCATGAAGGCAGTGGCGGCGAACTG GAACAGCTGTGGTTTTATGAGCGATGGTTTAACTGGTCAGGTTTAGATGAACTACCAGaaatagaggaggaggaggaggaggaagaggaactaATAGAAACAGAGGAGGAGTCAatagaacaggaggaggaggaggaagaacctGCACCAATAGAaatagaagaggaggaggaagatgaggaagaagaagagccAACGAAAGATGAGGAAGAGGAACCAGCAGCCAAGGTAGAACCAAAGAAGAGCCGGGAGAGAGCAAGGAGGGAAAAGCCCTCCAAAGACAAGGCCTTCCGAGGgcacaaggaggaggaagagaagcaccactttgGCAAGCGCCATCGTCGGGAGGGTAAAGGAAAGGAGGAGCCACATCAGCGGGAGGAAGGAAAGCGCCACCACCATAAACATGAAGCACCCCACTCCAAGGAGTACAAGCGAGAGCGACACCCGGAGGGCGACGGGAAGGGTCGCCACAAGGAGGAACATGACAAAGGCAAGGGCCGCCCCACCAAGTACATACGGGACTCTAAGCCCCACCCCCACGAGCACAAGGACAGGAAAACCTGGCAGGTGCAACGCCCATTCTTCTCCCCCCACAAGGACGGTGCCcataagtttgggaagcacaagTTCCAGGAGGGCAAGAGGCACGACTGA